A single window of Ptychodera flava strain L36383 chromosome 3 unlocalized genomic scaffold, AS_Pfla_20210202 Scaffold_25__1_contigs__length_14229661_pilon, whole genome shotgun sequence DNA harbors:
- the LOC139125415 gene encoding uncharacterized protein, translating to MFRIFLLSTVLGFVTSLTIDVRDQQTSQLGDASTILHCSYSGVPAGALALTLEWKKILDDGSSVSLASKAMPNGRPTFLNNRYAIVDTGSLRIANVIADDDGDYTCNVRYIQGKLVKESATTRLVVVSTETEGMPTEQPIVHPTAERTVDIEPTARPTAGPSTERTIKAATEAMAKASTDSVDEPSVPATAKPLTDESAKQATDASLKQTEDIRLSTKTVDKLSTQSGKEQDKKPTTKYLKSVTEYSKPIKAATTTNVEPGTATKPVAGKVVNGVSNLLGCPLLISIMLGFLLLV from the exons TGCTGGGTTTTGTCACGTCATTGACCATTGATGTACGTGATCAGCAGACTTCCCAGCTAGGAGATGCTTCCACCATATTGCACTGTTCTTATTCTGGCGTGCCAGCTGGAGCCCTGGCCTTGACTTTGGAATGGAAGAAGATTCTTGATGACGGATCAAGTGTAAGCTTGGCATCAAAGGCTATGCCTAACGGCAGACCAACATTTCTTAATAACAG GTATGCAATCGTGGATACAGGTTCACTGAGAATAGCAAATGTCATCGCAGACGACGATGGAGATTACACCTGCAACGTCAGATATATTCAGGGCAAACTCGTCAAAGAATCCGCTACCACTCGACTTGTGGTAGTTTCCACGGAAACAGAGGGAATGCCGACCGAACAGCCGATTGTTCATCCGACGGCAGAGAGAACGGTAGATATAGAGCCAACAGCACGACCTACAGCTGGTCCATCGACGGAACGAACCATCAAAGCGGCCACAGAGGCGATGGCGAAGGCATCTACTGACTCAGTCGATGAGCCGTCTGTCCCTGCTACTGCTAAACCATTGACCGATGAGTCCGCGAAGCAAGCCACAGATGCGTCATTGAAACAAACCGAAGATATTAGACTTTCAACTAAAACAGTGGACAAGCTGAGTACACAGTCCGGCAAGGAGCAAGACAAAAAGCCCACAACAAAATATCTCAAGTCAGTCACTGAATATTCCAAGCCTATCAAAGCGGCTACCACTACAAACGTGGAACCCGGAACAGCGACAAAACCAGTCGCCGGTAAAGTTGTGAACGGCGTGTCTAATCTATTAGGCTGTCCTCTGCTGATTTCAATCATGCTGGGATTTCTCCTGTTAGTTTAG